A region of Periplaneta americana isolate PAMFEO1 chromosome 16, P.americana_PAMFEO1_priV1, whole genome shotgun sequence DNA encodes the following proteins:
- the LOC138716380 gene encoding uncharacterized protein — protein MKLLNIFLCVATFLISAMHSEAGPVSNSEEDTVMLEADDLLVNDIMTEQTSILANETSEATGISLQSVILQVDNETTIDFNDLKLESSRIVLTSAKPDLELLSINVMVTVETVQVTGGYRVVGDLSNHTSADLFSAKEGKVSLSHSDMAGFGAVGLKLDGTNFKAHDVEIPFVFNPTAISMEYVDENGESHTRVELIEDAIFKDLRKELNSAVNQELNTVLESEMNEVLQRIPTSHLVSTVDNKMYFAKMGAKINMFNSFVDEMLNGMKKSLDEHIRIGNVYSGFKKKILFITWHGKFEAGDGTFYNAKTLHLAGDVTLSQRNGNLNFVVPIRLSSAGFRYGWYVAKFMNIGPRGRISGAVRSNLMAFHGQLQFVGGKCTVVVQDFEVRDVGHIKMDVTGLGILNWILNLIAGNVVNKSKHSIVDAIRSNALSILRDQLQHFDCGSYFQSPEDIVSGHIVEAFNQGPERTV, from the exons ATGAAGCTGCTGAACATCTTTTTGTGTGTGGCAACCTTCCTGATCTCGGCAATGCATTCAGAAGCAGGACCGGTTTCCAACTCTGAAGAAGATACTGTAATGTTAGAAGCAGATGATCTGTTAGTTAACGATATCATGACCGAGCAGACATCTATCTTAGCTAATGAAACTTCAGAAGCGACTGGAATTTCGCTCCAATCCGTTATTTTGCAGGTTGACAACGAAACAACGATTGATTTCAACGACCTGAAACTGGAATCGTCTCGAATCGTTCTGACTTCAGCCAAGCCCGACCTGGAGCTCCTCAGCATTAACGTCATGGTTACCGTGGAGACAGTGCAGGTCACTGGGGGCTACAGAGTCGTCGGAGATTTGTCTAACCACACTTCTGCAGACTTGTTCTCTGCGAAAGAAGGTAAAGTGTCTCTCTCCCACTCAGACATGGCAGGGTTCGGTGCGGTCGGATTGAAACTCGACGGAACCAACTTCAAGGCCCATGATGTAGAAATACCTTTCGTATTTAATCCTACCGCCATAAGCATGGAGTACGTGGACGAGAATGGGGAATCCCATACCAGAGTAGAACTGATTGaggacgccatttttaaagatctAAGGAAAGAATTAAATTCGGCAGTAAATCAAGAGCTGAACACGGTGCTGGAAAGCGAAATGAATGAAGTGCTGCAACGAATCCCAACTTCTCACCTGGTCAGTACGGtcgataataaaatgtatttcgcAAAAATGGGTGCCAAAATCAACATGTTCAACAGTTTTGTAGATGAAATGTTGAACGGGATGAAGAAAAGCCTGGACGAGCACATTAGGATCGGCAATGTGTACAGCGGCTTCAAAAAGAAGATCCTGTTCATCACTTGGCACGGCAAGTTCGAAGCCGGAGACGGCACTTTCTACAACGCAAAGACGCTCCACCTGGCAGGTGATGTCACACTCAGTCAACGCAACGGCAACTTAAACTTCGTCGTCCCTATCCGATTGTCTTCTGCTGGATTCAGATACGGATG GTACGTGGCCAAGTTCATGAACATCGGACCGCGTGGGAGGATCTCGGGGGCCGTGAGGAGCAACTTGATGGCTTTCCACGGACAACTGCAGTTCGTGGGCGGCAAGTGCACGGTGGTCGTGCAGGACTTCGAGGTGCGCGATGTGGGCCACATCAAGATGGACGTGACGGGACTCGGCATCCTGAACTGGATCCTGAACCTCATCGCTGGCAACGTGGTCAACAAGTCCAAGCACAGCATCGTGGACGCCATCAGGAGCAACGCGCTGTCCATACTGAGGGACCAGCTGCAACACTTCGACTGCGGGTCCTACTTCCAGAGCCCCGAGGACATCGTGTCGGGCCACATCGTGGAGGCCTTCAATCAGGGCCCTGAGAGGACCGTTTGA